From one Comamonas piscis genomic stretch:
- a CDS encoding 2-dehydro-3-deoxygalactonokinase, which yields MPQPPSFTARAPGDPRPRMLAIDWGTTSLRGVRIDAQGHITERRALPQGILQVAPGGFADAFAQHFGDWLAEDPQLCLLSGMVGSRQGWQEAAYCPCPADFSALCSQLLWLDNPQGVPTAIVPGMSSLAQSQVDAVHGVPDVMRGEEIQVIGALALMGSRDGLLLLPGTHSKWVQAQNSSITGFKTFMTGELFALLAQHSILGKTLDSSAALDEAAFIQGLERAQSADSLSHLLFGTRALSLFGALDPAQSASYLSGLLIGQELRTMPTAAGSRVAVIGSSTLVQRYSLALRHVGCEAVAFGDEATWAGHQAIYDHLTQTTSSTPPSLTPQP from the coding sequence ATGCCACAGCCCCCATCCTTTACTGCCCGCGCGCCGGGAGACCCGCGCCCCCGCATGCTTGCCATCGACTGGGGCACCACCTCGCTGAGGGGCGTGCGCATTGATGCGCAGGGCCACATCACCGAGCGTCGCGCTCTCCCCCAAGGCATTTTGCAAGTGGCTCCCGGCGGCTTTGCCGATGCGTTTGCACAGCACTTTGGCGACTGGCTGGCTGAGGACCCGCAGCTGTGCCTGCTGTCAGGCATGGTGGGCAGCCGCCAGGGCTGGCAAGAGGCAGCCTACTGCCCCTGCCCGGCCGATTTTTCCGCACTGTGCAGCCAGCTCCTCTGGCTCGATAACCCCCAGGGCGTGCCGACCGCCATCGTGCCGGGCATGAGCAGCCTGGCGCAGAGCCAGGTCGACGCCGTGCATGGCGTGCCCGATGTGATGCGTGGTGAGGAAATCCAGGTCATCGGCGCGCTGGCGTTGATGGGCAGCCGCGACGGCCTGCTGCTGCTGCCGGGCACGCACAGCAAATGGGTGCAGGCGCAGAACAGCAGCATCACCGGCTTCAAGACCTTCATGACCGGGGAGCTGTTTGCGCTGCTGGCCCAGCATTCCATCCTGGGCAAGACCCTGGACAGCAGCGCCGCGCTGGACGAGGCCGCCTTCATCCAAGGGCTGGAGCGGGCGCAGAGCGCCGACAGCCTGAGCCACCTGCTGTTTGGCACGCGCGCGCTGTCGCTGTTTGGCGCGCTGGACCCGGCCCAGTCGGCCAGCTACCTCTCGGGCCTGCTGATCGGCCAGGAGCTGCGCACCATGCCGACCGCTGCCGGCAGCCGCGTGGCGGTCATCGGCTCCAGCACCCTGGTGCAGCGCTACAGCCTGGCGCTGCGCCATGTGGGCTGCGAAGCGGTCGCCTTTGGCGATGAAGCCACCTGGGCCGGCCACCAAGCGATTTACGACCACCTGACCCAGACGACCTCCTCCACACCGCCGTCACTGACACCCCAGCCATGA
- a CDS encoding acetyltransferase codes for MITIRPSRPEDGPRAVEIWRQAVDATHHFLLPEDRAALDALVSSFLPQAPLWLAVDAQDHPLAFMLIDNGHMEALFVDPIARGQGLGAALVRHGLSLHAEMSTNVNEQNAQAVGFYEKMGFRGTGRSEVDGQGRPYPLIHLKYGGA; via the coding sequence ATGATCACTATCCGCCCCTCCCGCCCCGAAGATGGCCCACGCGCCGTCGAGATCTGGCGCCAGGCCGTAGACGCCACCCACCACTTTCTGCTGCCAGAGGACCGCGCAGCCCTCGATGCGCTGGTCAGCAGCTTTCTGCCCCAGGCGCCGCTCTGGCTGGCCGTTGATGCGCAGGACCACCCACTCGCCTTCATGCTCATCGACAATGGCCACATGGAAGCCCTGTTCGTAGACCCCATCGCCCGAGGCCAAGGCCTGGGCGCCGCGCTGGTGCGCCATGGCCTGTCACTGCATGCGGAGATGAGCACCAATGTCAACGAACAGAATGCCCAGGCGGTGGGCTTTTACGAAAAGATGGGCTTTCGGGGCACCGGGCGTTCGGAGGTGGATGGGCAGGGGCGACCTTATCCGCTGATCCATTTGAAGTACGGCGGTGCTTGA
- a CDS encoding dipeptidase, whose translation MKTVFRHTAIALGIALAAATAQAQLLQKPALDAIAAEAVKTPASFAQFLQNAAKQDARLAPAVQRYTQGDALQGDDLANVARLLGLYTRLTQEHQVLSSISQMVALPTVRDPKVPPHESPAIIDFGRMVEKMAQDFGLQYRNVDKRIFEVTLPGQSGQEFGILTHADVVPVVPAEWVVDGQQLDPFKVTRVGDKLYGRGTIDDKGSIATVLYAMKAVKQSKLPLQRGIRLMIETTEETGGDAMKYYRDKTKLPDYNIVLDSKYPAVVAEKGTGAIKASFADMKTDPQQPAITAMAGAASANAIAQTATATIEAGNAAALAAVAQKLQAAKDSFVASNQQFGKFSVDVVSSANKIDIKVIGTSAHGSRPEEGVNPVPRLALLLQSALMPAQGQPLVQPNQYSEAVRYINGVYGLDYFGKGLNVAYADDFMGPLTISPNLIKPGNGQLEVTANARMPRGKSPEQLKAEVEKGIANWSAAAKVPVKIDYTQGNWMARDPKGAWLSTLLNIFGDTTGLDAKPVPTAGSTTAKLMPNAINFGPAMPGKKYTAHNALEYKEVPDLQADMQMFTEMLVRIGNLQQMQ comes from the coding sequence ATGAAGACCGTATTCCGCCACACCGCCATTGCTTTAGGTATTGCTTTGGCGGCGGCCACTGCCCAGGCCCAGCTGCTGCAAAAGCCGGCGCTGGATGCGATTGCCGCCGAAGCGGTGAAGACGCCTGCGAGCTTTGCGCAGTTTTTGCAGAACGCCGCCAAGCAGGATGCGCGCCTGGCTCCTGCGGTGCAGCGCTACACGCAGGGCGATGCATTGCAAGGCGATGACTTGGCCAATGTGGCACGCCTGCTGGGCCTCTACACCCGCTTGACGCAAGAGCACCAGGTGCTCAGCAGCATCAGCCAGATGGTGGCGCTGCCAACGGTGCGCGACCCCAAGGTGCCACCGCACGAGAGCCCGGCCATCATCGACTTTGGCCGCATGGTCGAGAAGATGGCCCAGGACTTTGGCCTGCAGTACCGCAATGTGGATAAACGCATTTTTGAAGTGACCTTGCCGGGCCAGAGCGGCCAAGAGTTCGGCATCCTGACCCACGCCGATGTGGTGCCGGTAGTGCCCGCCGAATGGGTGGTGGATGGCCAGCAGCTCGACCCCTTCAAGGTCACCCGCGTGGGTGACAAGCTCTACGGACGCGGCACCATCGACGACAAGGGCTCGATCGCCACGGTGCTGTACGCGATGAAGGCCGTCAAGCAATCCAAGCTGCCATTGCAGCGCGGTATCCGCCTGATGATCGAGACCACCGAAGAAACCGGTGGCGATGCGATGAAGTACTACCGCGACAAGACCAAGCTGCCCGACTACAACATCGTGCTCGACAGCAAGTACCCGGCGGTGGTGGCCGAAAAAGGCACGGGCGCCATCAAGGCCAGCTTTGCCGATATGAAGACCGACCCGCAGCAACCGGCTATCACCGCGATGGCGGGTGCGGCATCGGCCAATGCGATTGCCCAGACGGCCACGGCAACGATCGAGGCCGGCAATGCCGCCGCGCTGGCCGCCGTGGCCCAAAAGCTGCAAGCCGCCAAAGACAGCTTTGTGGCCAGCAACCAGCAGTTTGGCAAGTTCAGCGTGGACGTGGTGAGCAGCGCCAACAAGATCGATATCAAAGTGATCGGCACCTCTGCCCACGGCTCGCGCCCGGAAGAAGGCGTGAACCCCGTGCCGCGCCTGGCCTTGCTGCTGCAGTCGGCGCTGATGCCCGCCCAGGGCCAGCCCTTGGTGCAACCGAACCAGTACAGCGAAGCCGTGCGCTATATCAATGGCGTGTATGGACTGGACTACTTTGGCAAGGGCCTGAACGTCGCCTACGCCGACGATTTCATGGGCCCGCTGACCATCTCTCCCAACCTGATCAAGCCCGGCAATGGCCAGCTGGAAGTGACCGCCAATGCGCGCATGCCGCGCGGCAAATCGCCAGAGCAGCTGAAGGCCGAAGTGGAAAAGGGCATTGCCAACTGGAGCGCTGCGGCCAAGGTGCCCGTCAAGATCGACTACACCCAGGGCAACTGGATGGCCCGCGACCCGAAGGGCGCCTGGCTCTCGACCCTGCTGAACATCTTTGGCGACACCACCGGCCTGGATGCCAAGCCCGTGCCTACCGCCGGCAGCACCACCGCCAAGCTGATGCCCAATGCCATCAACTTTGGCCCTGCGATGCCGGGCAAGAAGTACACCGCGCACAACGCGCTGGAGTACAAGGAAGTGCCGGACCTGCAAGCCGATATGCAGATGTTTACCGAGATGCTGGTACGCATCGGCAACCTGCAGCAGATGCAATAA
- a CDS encoding 2-dehydro-3-deoxy-6-phosphogalactonate aldolase, which yields MNLIQQFQALQAKLPLIAILRGLTPSEAVPVGAALQSAGFGLWEVPLNSPEPLESIAAMREAYPDVLVGAGTVLTPQQVRDVHSAGGQLIISPNCNPAVIDEAVKLGLISLPGVFTPTEAFMALEHGAHGLKIFPAELSSPAVVKAMLAVLPKGSHIYPVGGIAPDNMAPWLQAGAAGFGIGSALFKPGKTATQVRVDALAFAENFRAVKLG from the coding sequence ATGAACCTGATCCAACAATTCCAGGCCCTGCAGGCCAAGCTGCCGCTGATCGCCATCCTGCGCGGCCTCACCCCCAGCGAGGCCGTGCCCGTCGGTGCCGCCTTGCAATCGGCCGGCTTTGGCCTGTGGGAAGTGCCGCTGAACTCGCCCGAGCCGCTGGAGAGCATTGCCGCGATGCGCGAGGCCTACCCGGATGTGTTGGTGGGCGCCGGCACGGTGCTGACGCCCCAGCAGGTGCGCGATGTGCATTCCGCCGGCGGCCAGCTCATCATCTCGCCCAACTGCAACCCTGCGGTGATCGACGAGGCCGTCAAGCTCGGCCTGATCAGCCTGCCCGGCGTGTTCACCCCCACCGAGGCCTTTATGGCGCTGGAGCATGGCGCGCACGGCCTCAAGATCTTCCCGGCCGAGCTGTCCTCGCCGGCCGTCGTCAAGGCCATGCTGGCCGTGCTGCCCAAGGGCAGCCATATCTACCCCGTTGGCGGCATTGCGCCAGACAACATGGCGCCCTGGCTGCAAGCCGGTGCGGCAGGCTTTGGCATTGGCTCGGCACTGTTCAAGCCCGGCAAAACGGCCACGCAGGTGCGTGTGGATGCGCTGGCGTTTGCAGAAAACTTTCGTGCGGTGAAGCTCGGCTAA
- a CDS encoding LysR family transcriptional regulator — MTNLRAIDIFVKALEGGSIASAARQLGISPAAASQNIARLERELGTRLMTRTTRSMALTEAGERYLARVAPVLDELARAQADVSLVHGVVQGRLRVACMAAFGRHVLAPLLPAFQARHPQLELELLVTDRDVDVLKEDVDVSIRYRDVLEPGMSVRPLAAMPRFLYASPAYLEKHGRPQVAEDLLQHACLQYRRERDGRFMRWPFVRDGRRVDPGLRIAAIGTDIDALVELAVAGGGIVWAGSFITQRHVQEGRLVPLVLQPARKGRKAAPGPLQLEEVTLDFFACFRDRQYVPAKVRSFVDYLLEVLPGHPALAQVMSSEAP; from the coding sequence ATGACGAATCTGCGCGCTATCGACATCTTTGTCAAAGCCCTGGAAGGGGGCTCCATCGCCTCGGCTGCACGCCAGCTGGGTATTTCTCCGGCGGCGGCCAGCCAGAACATTGCGCGGCTGGAGCGCGAGCTGGGCACGCGGCTGATGACGCGCACCACGCGCTCGATGGCGTTGACCGAAGCGGGCGAGCGCTACCTGGCCCGGGTGGCGCCGGTGCTCGATGAACTGGCTCGCGCGCAGGCCGATGTGTCGCTGGTGCATGGGGTCGTGCAAGGGCGGCTGCGCGTGGCCTGCATGGCCGCCTTTGGGCGCCATGTGCTGGCGCCCTTGCTGCCGGCCTTCCAGGCGCGCCACCCGCAGCTGGAACTGGAATTGCTGGTGACCGACCGCGATGTCGATGTGCTTAAGGAGGATGTGGACGTCAGTATCCGCTACCGCGATGTGCTGGAGCCCGGCATGTCGGTGCGGCCACTCGCTGCCATGCCGCGCTTTTTGTATGCCTCGCCCGCGTATCTGGAAAAGCATGGCCGTCCGCAGGTCGCCGAGGATCTGCTGCAGCATGCCTGTTTGCAGTACCGTCGCGAGCGGGACGGGCGCTTTATGCGCTGGCCCTTTGTGCGCGATGGCCGCCGTGTAGATCCTGGCCTGCGCATTGCCGCCATTGGCACCGATATCGATGCGCTGGTGGAGCTGGCAGTTGCCGGTGGCGGCATTGTCTGGGCCGGCAGCTTTATCACCCAGCGCCATGTGCAGGAAGGGCGGCTGGTGCCGCTGGTGCTGCAGCCTGCGCGCAAGGGCCGCAAAGCAGCGCCGGGACCGCTGCAGCTGGAGGAGGTGACCTTGGACTTTTTTGCCTGCTTCCGCGACCGGCAGTATGTGCCTGCCAAGGTGCGCAGCTTTGTGGACTATCTGTTGGAGGTGCTGCCGGGGCATCCAGCGTTGGCGCAGGTTATGTCCAGCGAAGCACCCTAA
- a CDS encoding ABC transporter permease, whose translation MLYFLVKRLGGAVVVLALVAVLVFLLTRLASGDPVALLLGDQATAADIAAARVQYGLDKPLTTQFVLWIGQVLQGNLGQSLFLQMPVTHALLERAEPTMFLALFAVSIAALIGVPCGMAAAVWRGSWIDQVLSTIAMLGASIPSFWFGLILIQVFAVHLGWFPASGYGDPDASFGDRLQHLLLPALVLGVLNSALIIRFTRASVLDILGEDYVRTARAKGLGESVVLVKHVLRNALVPVVTVLGLTLALMIGGTVVTETVFNLPGVGNLVVRAVLRRDYPVIQGTLLVIAAIYVFINLAIDLLYTVVDPRIRLEGQ comes from the coding sequence ATGCTGTATTTTTTAGTCAAGCGCCTGGGCGGCGCTGTGGTGGTGCTCGCCCTGGTCGCCGTGCTGGTGTTCCTGCTCACGCGTCTGGCGTCGGGCGATCCGGTGGCGCTGCTGCTGGGTGACCAGGCCACCGCTGCCGATATTGCTGCCGCGCGCGTGCAGTACGGGCTGGACAAGCCCCTCACCACCCAGTTTGTGCTGTGGATTGGCCAGGTGCTGCAAGGCAACCTGGGCCAGTCCCTCTTCTTGCAAATGCCGGTCACGCATGCGCTGCTGGAGCGCGCCGAACCGACCATGTTTCTGGCGCTGTTCGCCGTGTCGATTGCCGCCTTGATCGGTGTGCCCTGCGGCATGGCTGCGGCCGTGTGGCGCGGCAGCTGGATCGACCAGGTGCTGAGCACGATTGCGATGCTGGGTGCCAGCATCCCCAGCTTCTGGTTCGGCCTGATCCTGATTCAGGTGTTTGCCGTCCACCTGGGGTGGTTCCCGGCCTCGGGCTATGGCGACCCGGACGCCAGCTTTGGCGACCGCCTGCAGCATTTGCTGCTGCCGGCCCTGGTGCTGGGCGTGCTCAACTCGGCGCTGATCATCCGCTTTACCCGCGCCTCGGTGCTCGACATTCTGGGTGAAGACTATGTACGCACCGCGCGGGCCAAGGGCCTGGGCGAGTCGGTGGTGCTGGTCAAGCATGTGCTGCGCAATGCGCTGGTGCCGGTTGTCACCGTGCTGGGCCTGACCCTGGCCTTGATGATTGGCGGCACGGTGGTGACCGAGACGGTGTTCAACCTGCCCGGCGTGGGCAACCTGGTGGTGCGGGCCGTGCTGCGGCGCGATTACCCCGTCATCCAGGGCACCTTGCTCGTCATTGCCGCCATCTACGTTTTCATCAACCTCGCGATCGACCTGCTCTACACGGTGGTGGATCCCCGCATTCGTCTGGAGGGCCAATGA
- a CDS encoding PLP-dependent aminotransferase family protein, which produces MARNGTLIQQVMAHVRAGMASRSYLPGTRLPSVRQQAGLLGMSVSTVVEAYERLAAEGLVVARPGAGFYVNGPVAPLALLELGPKLDRVVDPLWVSRQSLESAQTTLRPGCGWLPPDWMFEEGIRRALRAQARGPLAELTEYATPLGSPGLRQLLARRMAATGIEVSPEQVMLTESGTQAIDLVCRFLLKPGDKVLVDDPCYFNFHALLKAHQVQAVGVPYTPQGPDVQLFDKALQEHQPRLYITNAGIHNPTGAALSPLVAHRLLKLVENSDLVIVEDDIFADFENQHAPRLAAFDGLARVIQIGSFSKTISASVRCGYLAARPGWIEGLVDLKLATTFGAGRLAQDIILKTLTDSGYRKHMDLVRQRLAENMEKVAHRMRKLRVEPALMPQAGMFLWCRLPQGADAAAVARACLQEGVVLAPGNSFSQSQSAGDYVRFNVSQCADERVFAVLARALNQATAGR; this is translated from the coding sequence ATGGCGCGCAACGGAACCCTTATCCAGCAAGTGATGGCGCATGTGCGTGCCGGTATGGCCTCGCGCAGCTACTTGCCGGGCACGCGGCTGCCATCGGTGCGGCAACAGGCGGGGCTGCTGGGCATGTCGGTGTCGACGGTGGTGGAAGCCTATGAGCGGCTGGCGGCCGAGGGCTTGGTCGTTGCGCGGCCGGGGGCCGGTTTTTATGTCAACGGGCCGGTGGCGCCGCTGGCATTGCTGGAGCTGGGGCCCAAGCTGGACCGGGTGGTCGATCCGCTCTGGGTGTCGCGCCAATCGCTGGAGAGTGCGCAGACCACCTTGCGCCCGGGCTGCGGCTGGCTGCCGCCGGACTGGATGTTTGAAGAAGGCATTCGGCGGGCGTTGCGTGCGCAGGCGCGGGGGCCGCTGGCGGAGCTGACCGAATATGCCACGCCGCTGGGCAGCCCGGGCCTGCGCCAGCTGCTGGCCAGGCGCATGGCGGCCACCGGCATTGAGGTGTCGCCCGAGCAGGTGATGCTGACCGAGTCGGGCACGCAGGCCATCGATCTGGTGTGCCGCTTCCTGCTCAAGCCAGGCGACAAGGTGCTGGTCGACGACCCTTGCTACTTCAACTTCCATGCGCTGCTCAAGGCGCACCAGGTGCAGGCGGTGGGCGTGCCCTACACGCCGCAGGGCCCCGATGTGCAGCTGTTTGACAAGGCCTTGCAAGAGCACCAGCCCCGGCTCTACATCACCAATGCCGGCATCCACAACCCCACCGGCGCAGCGCTGTCGCCGCTGGTCGCGCACCGGCTGCTCAAGCTGGTGGAAAACTCGGACCTGGTGATTGTGGAAGACGATATCTTTGCCGACTTCGAGAACCAGCATGCGCCTCGGCTGGCAGCGTTTGATGGGCTGGCGCGAGTGATCCAGATCGGCAGCTTTTCCAAGACCATCTCGGCCTCGGTGCGCTGTGGCTACTTGGCGGCGCGGCCGGGATGGATCGAGGGCCTAGTCGATCTGAAGCTGGCGACCACCTTTGGCGCCGGGCGGCTGGCGCAGGACATCATCCTGAAAACCCTGACCGACAGCGGCTACCGCAAGCACATGGATTTGGTGCGCCAGCGCCTGGCCGAGAACATGGAGAAGGTGGCGCATCGGATGCGCAAGCTGCGGGTGGAGCCCGCCTTGATGCCGCAGGCCGGCATGTTTTTGTGGTGCCGCCTGCCGCAAGGCGCCGATGCGGCAGCGGTGGCACGGGCATGCCTGCAGGAAGGGGTGGTGCTGGCGCCTGGCAATTCGTTCAGCCAGTCGCAGTCGGCGGGGGATTATGTGCGCTTCAATGTGTCGCAGTGCGCGGATGAACGGGTGTTTGCGGTGCTGGCCCGGGCTTTGAACCAAGCCACGGCGGGCCGCTGA
- a CDS encoding ABC transporter substrate-binding protein, with protein sequence MNALASRVRTSRRQLLAAALLAAGCVGLPAGSAWAQAAHKGGAANLAMIGEPQSLDPMVSSTDLVGTIMQHVYEPLFTFDAQWNIQPMLAQAMPVISADGLTYTITLRKGVKFHNGKDMVADDVVASLQRWMEVSARGKAVGQEIASMTAKNPQTVEIKLKAVYAPLLAHLAMPSGMAGIMPKDVVAPVLKDFIGTGPYKLKERKPDQFTVLARFDQYAARSEPASGYAGKREAQLDELRFVPVPNATTRVEGVLSGQFQYADLLQVESVGRLEKAAPNVVPIVTQNFGFPYIVFNTKEGVLAKKELRQAVQTAMGPAEMLLAGFGDKRFFAAEPNFFAKGTPYYSDAGAKLYNQKNPQLAKDQAAKAGYKSEPIRIMASRQYEFHYNMALVMAEHLKRAGFKTELQVVDWATLVQRRNDAKLWDVYMTHSGLFPEPMLSPPQMGSGAPGWWETETKKAALAAFNGEPDVAKRGPLWGKAQALVYDEVPFVEVGKFNALSARSSKLQGYQPMPWPFFWNTSLSQ encoded by the coding sequence ATGAACGCCCTTGCCTCGCGTGTACGCACCTCCCGTCGCCAACTGCTTGCCGCAGCCCTGTTGGCTGCCGGTTGCGTAGGCCTGCCAGCGGGCAGCGCCTGGGCCCAGGCGGCCCACAAGGGCGGTGCCGCCAATCTGGCCATGATTGGCGAGCCCCAGAGTCTGGACCCGATGGTCAGCTCCACCGACCTGGTGGGCACCATCATGCAGCACGTCTACGAGCCGCTCTTCACCTTTGATGCGCAGTGGAACATCCAGCCCATGCTGGCCCAGGCCATGCCGGTCATCTCTGCCGACGGCCTGACCTACACCATCACCTTGCGCAAGGGCGTCAAGTTCCACAACGGCAAGGACATGGTGGCCGATGATGTGGTCGCTTCGCTGCAGCGCTGGATGGAGGTATCGGCACGCGGCAAGGCCGTGGGCCAAGAGATCGCCAGCATGACGGCCAAGAACCCGCAGACGGTAGAGATCAAGCTCAAGGCGGTGTATGCGCCGCTGCTGGCCCACCTGGCGATGCCCAGCGGCATGGCGGGCATCATGCCCAAGGACGTGGTGGCACCGGTGCTCAAGGATTTCATCGGTACCGGCCCCTACAAGCTCAAGGAGCGCAAGCCCGACCAGTTCACCGTGCTGGCGCGTTTTGACCAGTACGCCGCACGCAGCGAGCCCGCCAGTGGCTACGCCGGCAAGCGCGAGGCCCAGCTCGATGAGCTGCGCTTTGTGCCGGTGCCCAATGCGACGACGCGGGTCGAGGGCGTGCTCTCGGGTCAGTTCCAGTACGCCGATCTGCTGCAGGTCGAATCGGTAGGCCGCCTGGAAAAAGCCGCGCCCAATGTGGTGCCGATCGTCACGCAGAACTTTGGCTTCCCCTACATCGTCTTCAACACCAAGGAAGGTGTGCTGGCCAAGAAGGAGCTGCGCCAGGCCGTGCAAACGGCGATGGGCCCAGCCGAGATGCTGCTGGCCGGTTTTGGCGACAAGCGCTTCTTCGCTGCCGAGCCCAACTTTTTTGCCAAGGGCACGCCGTACTACTCGGATGCCGGCGCCAAGCTCTACAACCAGAAGAACCCGCAGCTGGCCAAGGACCAGGCCGCCAAGGCCGGCTACAAGTCCGAGCCGATCCGCATCATGGCCAGCCGCCAGTACGAGTTCCACTACAACATGGCGCTGGTGATGGCCGAGCACCTGAAGCGTGCCGGCTTCAAGACCGAGCTGCAGGTGGTGGACTGGGCCACCCTGGTGCAGCGCCGCAACGATGCCAAGCTCTGGGATGTCTACATGACCCACTCGGGCCTGTTCCCTGAGCCAATGCTGTCGCCACCCCAAATGGGCAGCGGCGCCCCTGGCTGGTGGGAGACCGAGACCAAGAAGGCCGCACTCGCCGCCTTCAACGGTGAGCCGGATGTGGCCAAGCGCGGCCCGCTCTGGGGCAAGGCGCAGGCACTCGTTTATGACGAGGTGCCCTTTGTCGAAGTGGGCAAGTTCAATGCACTGTCGGCACGCTCGTCCAAGCTGCAGGGCTACCAGCCCATGCCTTGGCCTTTCTTCTGGAACACCTCGCTGAGCCAGTAA
- a CDS encoding RidA family protein, with protein MTVITLGQAPLASDRLARPLSPAVRAGDFVFVSGTVPTDDQGQVVPGGIEAQTRAVFKRLEEALALGGCTLADVAKVNVWLDDPRDFGSFNRVYMECFGDHRPARSTVESRLMIDAKVEIDVTAYKPL; from the coding sequence ATGACAGTAATTACCCTAGGCCAAGCCCCTCTCGCATCGGACCGTCTGGCCCGTCCGCTTTCGCCCGCCGTGCGCGCTGGCGACTTTGTTTTTGTCTCGGGCACCGTCCCCACCGACGACCAGGGCCAGGTTGTGCCCGGCGGCATCGAAGCGCAGACCCGCGCTGTGTTCAAGCGCCTGGAAGAAGCCTTGGCGCTGGGCGGCTGCACCTTGGCCGATGTTGCCAAGGTCAATGTCTGGCTAGACGATCCCCGTGATTTTGGCAGCTTCAACCGCGTCTACATGGAGTGCTTTGGCGACCACCGCCCAGCCCGCTCGACCGTGGAATCGCGCCTGATGATCGACGCCAAGGTCGAGATCGACGTGACGGCCTACAAGCCGCTGTAA
- a CDS encoding DMT family transporter: protein MDKSTGGWVNGLVGVAIFAGSLPATRVAVADLNPSFLTCARAVVAALLGGSFLLAQRARRPAAADVPSLAIAALGVVVGFPLLTALALQHMTSAHSIVFVGLLPLSTAVFAVLRGGERPRGLFWVFSLAGAAVVAGYAALGGGQGSLIGDLLMLAAVLVCGMGYAEGARLSRKLGGWQVISWALVLSLPLMLPLALWLAPASLAHVRSATWLSFVYVAVFSQLIGFVFWYRGLAQGGIAAVGQLQLLQPFMGLALAAVLLHEQVSGSMLVVTLVAVVCVAGAKKYA, encoded by the coding sequence ATGGACAAGAGTACGGGCGGCTGGGTCAATGGCTTGGTGGGGGTGGCGATTTTTGCCGGTTCGCTGCCGGCCACGCGGGTGGCGGTGGCAGATTTGAACCCCAGTTTTTTGACCTGCGCCCGCGCCGTGGTGGCGGCGCTGCTGGGGGGATCCTTTTTGCTGGCCCAGCGTGCGCGCCGGCCTGCTGCAGCCGATGTGCCGTCGCTCGCGATTGCGGCCTTGGGCGTGGTGGTGGGTTTTCCGCTGCTGACGGCCTTGGCGCTGCAGCACATGACCTCTGCCCATTCCATCGTCTTTGTCGGTTTGCTGCCGCTGTCCACCGCCGTCTTTGCGGTACTGCGTGGGGGTGAGCGGCCCAGAGGCCTGTTTTGGGTCTTCTCGCTGGCAGGGGCTGCGGTGGTAGCGGGTTATGCAGCCCTGGGCGGCGGGCAGGGCTCGCTCATCGGCGATCTACTGATGCTGGCCGCCGTGTTGGTCTGCGGCATGGGCTATGCCGAGGGCGCGCGCCTGTCGCGCAAGCTGGGTGGCTGGCAGGTCATCAGTTGGGCATTGGTGTTGTCGCTGCCGCTGATGCTGCCTTTGGCGCTGTGGCTGGCCCCTGCAAGCTTGGCGCATGTGCGCAGCGCCACCTGGCTCAGCTTTGTCTATGTGGCTGTCTTCAGCCAGCTGATCGGCTTTGTGTTCTGGTACCGGGGCTTGGCGCAAGGCGGCATTGCTGCGGTTGGGCAGCTGCAATTGCTGCAGCCCTTTATGGGCTTGGCGCTGGCTGCCGTGCTGTTGCATGAGCAGGTCAGCGGGTCGATGCTGGTGGTGACCCTGGTGGCGGTGGTCTGCGTGGCGGGGGCCAAGAAATACGCCTGA